In one window of Serinus canaria isolate serCan28SL12 chromosome 18, serCan2020, whole genome shotgun sequence DNA:
- the DDX5 gene encoding probable ATP-dependent RNA helicase DDX5 isoform X2 produces the protein MPGFGAPRFGGSRGGPLSGKKFGNPGEKLTKKKWNLDELPKFEKNFYQEHPDVVRRTAQEVEQYRASKEVTVRGHNCPKPIINFYEANFPANVMEVIQRQNFTEPTAIQAQGWPVALSGLDMVGVAQTGSGKTLSYLLPAIVHINHQPFLERGDGPICLVLAPTRELAQQVQQVAAEYSRACRLKSTCIYGGAPKGPQIRDLERGVEICIATPGRLIDFLEAGKTNLRRCTYLVLDEADRMLDMGFEPQIRKIVDQIRPDRQTLMWSATWPKEVRQLAEDFLKEYVHINIGALELSANHNILQIVDVCHDVEKDDKLIRLMEEIMSEKENKTIVFVETKRRCDDLTRKMRRDGWPAMGIHGDKSQQERDWVLNEFKHGKAPILIATDVASRGLDVEDVKFVINYDYPNSSEDYIHRIGRTARSTKTGTAYTFFTPNNIKQVNDLISVLREANQAINPKLLQLVEDRGSGRSRGDRRDRYSAGKRGGFSSFRERENFERTYGALGKRDFGAKTQNGAYSAQSFSNGTPFGNGFAAAGMQAGFRAGGNPTGAYQNGYEQQYGSNIANMHNGMNQQQYAYPATGAAPMIGYPMPTSYSQ, from the exons ATGCCCGG GTTTGGAGCCCCTCGTTTTGGAGGAAGTAGAGGTGGACCTCTCTCtgggaagaaatttggaaaCCCTGGGGAGAAACTTACGAAAAAGAAATGGAACTTGGATGAGCTGCCCAAATTTGAGAAGAACTTTTACCAAGAACATCCGGATGTAGTTAGACGTACTGCG caaGAAGTTGAGCAGTACAGAGCGAGCAAAGAGGTCACAGTTAGGGGCCATAACTGTCCAAAACCAATTATCAACTTTTATGAAGCAAACTTCCCTG caAATGTTATGGAAGTAATTCAGAGGCAGAACTTCACTGAACCAACCGCTATTCAAGCACAAGGTTGGCCTGTTGCTTTGAGTGGATTGGATATGGTTGGAGTGGCACAGACTGGATCAGGGAAAACACTCTCA TACTTACTGCCTGCCATTGTGCATATAAATCATCAACCATTCCTGGAGCGAGGAGATGGACCTATT TGTCTTGTGTTGGCACCAACCCGTGAACTGGCCCAACAAGTGCAGCAGGTAGCTGCAGAGTACAGCAGAGCATGTCGTTTGAAGTCCACTTGTATTTATGGAGGTGCTCCAAAGGGACCACAAATCCGTGACCTGGAAAGAG GTGTGGAAATCTGCATTGCAACGCCTGGAAGACTTATAGACTTCCTAGAAGCTGGAAAGACCAATCTCAGGAGGTGTACTTACCTTGTCCTTGATGAAGCTGACAGGATGCTTGACATGGGATTTGAACCTCAGATCAGAAAAATTGTGGATCAGATAAGA CCTGACAGGCAGACTCTGATGTGGAGTGCCACATGGCCTAAGGAAGTGAGGCAGCTGGCTGAAGATTTCTTAAAAGAATATGTGCACATCAACATTGGTGCACTGGAACTGAGTGCAAACCACAACATTCTTCAGATTGTGGATGTGTGTCATGATGTAGAGAAAGATGACAA GCTTATTCGTTTGATGGAAGAAATCATGAGcgagaaggaaaacaaaacaattgtTTTTGTGGAAACCAAAAGGCGTTGTGATGATCTTACCAGAAAAATGAGGAGAGATGG GTGGCCAGCGATGGGTATTCACGGTGATAAAAGCCAGCAGGAGCGGGACTGGGTTCTAAATG AATTCAAACATGGAAAAGCACCAATCCTGATTGCTACAGATGTTGCATCCAGAGGTCTAG ATGTGGAAGATGTGAAATTTGTCATCAATTATGACTACCCTAACTCCTCAGAGGACTATATCCACCGAATTGGACGAACTGCCCGCAGTACCAAAACAGGCACAGCATACACATTCTTTACTCCTAACAATATTAAGCAAGTAAATGACCTCATCTCTGTGCTTCGGGAGGCTAATCAAGCCATCAACCCCAAATTGCTCCAGCTGGTTGAAGACAGAGGTTCAG GTCGTTCCCGAGGTGACCGACGTGACAGATACTCTGCGGGCAAAAGGGGTGGATTTAGTAGTTTTAGAGAGAGGGAGAACTTTGAGAGAACCTATGGTGCGCTAGGCAAGAGAGACTTCGGAGCAAAAACCCAAAACGGGGCTTACAGCGCCCAGAGTTTCAGCAATGGAACTCCCTTTGGGAATGGCTTTGCAGCTGCAGGCATGCAGGCCGGCTTCAGGGCCGGCGGTAACCCCACAGGAGCGTACCAGAACGGCTACGAGCAGCAGTACGGCAGTAACATTGCCAACATGCACAATGGCATGAATCAGCAGCAGTATGCCTACCCTGCCACTGGTGCTGCTCCTATGATAGGTTACCCCATGCCCACAAGTTATTCTCAATAA
- the DDX5 gene encoding probable ATP-dependent RNA helicase DDX5 isoform X1, with product MPGYSSDRDRGFGAPRFGGSRGGPLSGKKFGNPGEKLTKKKWNLDELPKFEKNFYQEHPDVVRRTAQEVEQYRASKEVTVRGHNCPKPIINFYEANFPANVMEVIQRQNFTEPTAIQAQGWPVALSGLDMVGVAQTGSGKTLSYLLPAIVHINHQPFLERGDGPICLVLAPTRELAQQVQQVAAEYSRACRLKSTCIYGGAPKGPQIRDLERGVEICIATPGRLIDFLEAGKTNLRRCTYLVLDEADRMLDMGFEPQIRKIVDQIRPDRQTLMWSATWPKEVRQLAEDFLKEYVHINIGALELSANHNILQIVDVCHDVEKDDKLIRLMEEIMSEKENKTIVFVETKRRCDDLTRKMRRDGWPAMGIHGDKSQQERDWVLNEFKHGKAPILIATDVASRGLDVEDVKFVINYDYPNSSEDYIHRIGRTARSTKTGTAYTFFTPNNIKQVNDLISVLREANQAINPKLLQLVEDRGSGRSRGDRRDRYSAGKRGGFSSFRERENFERTYGALGKRDFGAKTQNGAYSAQSFSNGTPFGNGFAAAGMQAGFRAGGNPTGAYQNGYEQQYGSNIANMHNGMNQQQYAYPATGAAPMIGYPMPTSYSQ from the exons ATGCCCGGGTATTCCAGCGACAGGGATAGAGG GTTTGGAGCCCCTCGTTTTGGAGGAAGTAGAGGTGGACCTCTCTCtgggaagaaatttggaaaCCCTGGGGAGAAACTTACGAAAAAGAAATGGAACTTGGATGAGCTGCCCAAATTTGAGAAGAACTTTTACCAAGAACATCCGGATGTAGTTAGACGTACTGCG caaGAAGTTGAGCAGTACAGAGCGAGCAAAGAGGTCACAGTTAGGGGCCATAACTGTCCAAAACCAATTATCAACTTTTATGAAGCAAACTTCCCTG caAATGTTATGGAAGTAATTCAGAGGCAGAACTTCACTGAACCAACCGCTATTCAAGCACAAGGTTGGCCTGTTGCTTTGAGTGGATTGGATATGGTTGGAGTGGCACAGACTGGATCAGGGAAAACACTCTCA TACTTACTGCCTGCCATTGTGCATATAAATCATCAACCATTCCTGGAGCGAGGAGATGGACCTATT TGTCTTGTGTTGGCACCAACCCGTGAACTGGCCCAACAAGTGCAGCAGGTAGCTGCAGAGTACAGCAGAGCATGTCGTTTGAAGTCCACTTGTATTTATGGAGGTGCTCCAAAGGGACCACAAATCCGTGACCTGGAAAGAG GTGTGGAAATCTGCATTGCAACGCCTGGAAGACTTATAGACTTCCTAGAAGCTGGAAAGACCAATCTCAGGAGGTGTACTTACCTTGTCCTTGATGAAGCTGACAGGATGCTTGACATGGGATTTGAACCTCAGATCAGAAAAATTGTGGATCAGATAAGA CCTGACAGGCAGACTCTGATGTGGAGTGCCACATGGCCTAAGGAAGTGAGGCAGCTGGCTGAAGATTTCTTAAAAGAATATGTGCACATCAACATTGGTGCACTGGAACTGAGTGCAAACCACAACATTCTTCAGATTGTGGATGTGTGTCATGATGTAGAGAAAGATGACAA GCTTATTCGTTTGATGGAAGAAATCATGAGcgagaaggaaaacaaaacaattgtTTTTGTGGAAACCAAAAGGCGTTGTGATGATCTTACCAGAAAAATGAGGAGAGATGG GTGGCCAGCGATGGGTATTCACGGTGATAAAAGCCAGCAGGAGCGGGACTGGGTTCTAAATG AATTCAAACATGGAAAAGCACCAATCCTGATTGCTACAGATGTTGCATCCAGAGGTCTAG ATGTGGAAGATGTGAAATTTGTCATCAATTATGACTACCCTAACTCCTCAGAGGACTATATCCACCGAATTGGACGAACTGCCCGCAGTACCAAAACAGGCACAGCATACACATTCTTTACTCCTAACAATATTAAGCAAGTAAATGACCTCATCTCTGTGCTTCGGGAGGCTAATCAAGCCATCAACCCCAAATTGCTCCAGCTGGTTGAAGACAGAGGTTCAG GTCGTTCCCGAGGTGACCGACGTGACAGATACTCTGCGGGCAAAAGGGGTGGATTTAGTAGTTTTAGAGAGAGGGAGAACTTTGAGAGAACCTATGGTGCGCTAGGCAAGAGAGACTTCGGAGCAAAAACCCAAAACGGGGCTTACAGCGCCCAGAGTTTCAGCAATGGAACTCCCTTTGGGAATGGCTTTGCAGCTGCAGGCATGCAGGCCGGCTTCAGGGCCGGCGGTAACCCCACAGGAGCGTACCAGAACGGCTACGAGCAGCAGTACGGCAGTAACATTGCCAACATGCACAATGGCATGAATCAGCAGCAGTATGCCTACCCTGCCACTGGTGCTGCTCCTATGATAGGTTACCCCATGCCCACAAGTTATTCTCAATAA
- the POLG2 gene encoding DNA polymerase subunit gamma-2, mitochondrial isoform X1, with protein MALGYRQGCRWCGRAALGQPRRWRVQEPPGCSARPYSEGGGASEAELLEMCWRRLFLRGGAGPLPWSAYLSGRHPGFGPLGAALRANLAAQWWDSALPVREQVFPVDAPLHGPPGALRDAQGLRLLHPETLREALQGCGQSPGGPALEEVLGAAGLLRESLLPGVLAQYVSCLELVNKRLPCGLAQIGVCFHSVPESEHSVSGNERHNKNLTRIGERTTSLLAWFSSPRTAGQWLDYWLRQRLQWWRKFAVGPSNFSSSDFQDEEGRRGFKLHYSFPWGTETIETLKNLGDTELLQLYPGERSKLLGRDGRKNVIPHVLSVNGNLDRGVLAYLFDSLQVVENPLTAKKNSQRKVLKLHPCLAPLKVALDVGKGPTTELRQVCQGLFNELTENGISVWPGYLETLHVSLEHLYTKYDEMSIPFMVLISDGTLENGVVQLRSRDTTMKEMMHISRLKDFLTKLRPGTSSSTALS; from the exons ATGGCGCTGGGCTACCGCCAAGGCTGCCGCTGGTGCGGCCGCGCCGCCCTGGGACAGCCGAGGCGGTGGCGAGTCCAGGAGCCGCCCGGGTGCTCGGCGAGGCCGTACTCGGAGGGCGGCGGTGCTTCCGAGGcggagctgctggagatgtgCTGGCGGCGGCTCTTCCtgcggggcggcgcggggccgctGCCCTGGAGCGCCTACCTGAGCGGCCGCCACCCCGGCTTCGGGCCGCTGGGCGCGGCGCTGCGCGCCAACCTGGCGGCACAGTGGTGGGACTCGGCGCTGCCCGTGCGGGAGCAGGTGTTCCCCGTGGATGCTCCGCTCCACGGCCCCCCCGGCGCTCTGCGGGACGCGCAGGGTCTGCGGCTGCTGCACCCGGAGACTCTGCGCGAAGCcctccagggctgtgggcagagccctggcgGCCCAGCCCTGGAAGAAGTACTGGGGGCCGCGGGGCTGCTACGTGAGAGCCTCTTGCCCG GTGTTCTGGCGCAATATGTCAGCTGCTTAGAGCTGGTGAACAAAAGACTGCCCTGTGGCCTTGCTCAAATTGGAGTGTGCTTTCATTCTGTTCCAGAAAGTGAACATTCTGTTTCAGGAAATGAACGGCACAACAAAAACCTTACAAG AATAGGCGAGAGGACCACGTCTCTGCTTGCCTGGTTTAGTTCTCCCAGAACTGCAGGACAGTGGCTCGATTACTGGCTACGCCAGAGGCTCCAGTGGTGGAGAAAG TTTGCTGTAGGCCCATCTAACTTCAGCAGCAGTGACTTTCAGGATGAAGAAGGCAGAAGAGGATTTAAGTTACATTATAGCTTTCCCTGGGGGACAGAAACAATAGAAACACTCAAGAACCTTGGTGATACTGAACTGTTACAGCTGTATCCAGGAGAGAGATCCAAATTACTT gGCCGAGATGGAAGGAAGAATGTCATCCCTCATGTTCTGTCTGTGAATGGGAATCTGGACCGAGGAGTGTTAGCTTATCTCTTTGATTCTCTACAAGTAGTTGAGAATCCAttaacagcaaagaaaaattctcagaGAAAG GTACTTAAGCTTCATCCTTGCTTAGCACCCCTTAAAGTGGCCTTGGATGTAGGAAAAGGTCCCACAACAGAGCTGAGGCAG GTTTGTCAAGGATTGTTCAATGAACtgacagaaaatggaatttctgtATGGCCGGGTTATCTGGAAACTCTGCACGTGTCTCTGGAACATCTTTATACAAA GTATGATGAGATGAGTATTCCCTTCATGGTCTTGATAAGTGATGGCACTCTAGAGAATGGAGTGGTCCAGCTGAGAAGCAGAGATACCACCATGAAGGAAATGATGCACATTTCCAGGCTGAAGGACTTTCTAACTAA GCTGAGACctggcacaagcagcagcacagcactgagctga
- the POLG2 gene encoding DNA polymerase subunit gamma-2, mitochondrial isoform X2, whose product MALGYRQGCRWCGRAALGQPRRWRVQEPPGCSARPYSEGGGASEAELLEMCWRRLFLRGGAGPLPWSAYLSGRHPGFGPLGAALRANLAAQWWDSALPVREQVFPVDAPLHGPPGALRDAQGLRLLHPETLREALQGCGQSPGGPALEEVLGAAGLLRESLLPGVLAQYVSCLELVNKRLPCGLAQIGVCFHSVPESEHSVSGNERHNKNLTRIGERTTSLLAWFSSPRTAGQWLDYWLRQRLQWWRKFAVGPSNFSSSDFQDEEGRRGFKLHYSFPWGTETIETLKNLGDTELLQLYPGERSKLLGRDGRKNVIPHVLSVNGNLDRGVLAYLFDSLQVVENPLTAKKNSQRKVLKLHPCLAPLKVALDVGKGPTTELRQVCQGLFNELTENGISVWPGYLETLHVSLEHLYTKYDEMSIPFMVLISDGTLENGVVQLRSRDTTMKEMMHISRLKDFLTKYVTSAKNV is encoded by the exons ATGGCGCTGGGCTACCGCCAAGGCTGCCGCTGGTGCGGCCGCGCCGCCCTGGGACAGCCGAGGCGGTGGCGAGTCCAGGAGCCGCCCGGGTGCTCGGCGAGGCCGTACTCGGAGGGCGGCGGTGCTTCCGAGGcggagctgctggagatgtgCTGGCGGCGGCTCTTCCtgcggggcggcgcggggccgctGCCCTGGAGCGCCTACCTGAGCGGCCGCCACCCCGGCTTCGGGCCGCTGGGCGCGGCGCTGCGCGCCAACCTGGCGGCACAGTGGTGGGACTCGGCGCTGCCCGTGCGGGAGCAGGTGTTCCCCGTGGATGCTCCGCTCCACGGCCCCCCCGGCGCTCTGCGGGACGCGCAGGGTCTGCGGCTGCTGCACCCGGAGACTCTGCGCGAAGCcctccagggctgtgggcagagccctggcgGCCCAGCCCTGGAAGAAGTACTGGGGGCCGCGGGGCTGCTACGTGAGAGCCTCTTGCCCG GTGTTCTGGCGCAATATGTCAGCTGCTTAGAGCTGGTGAACAAAAGACTGCCCTGTGGCCTTGCTCAAATTGGAGTGTGCTTTCATTCTGTTCCAGAAAGTGAACATTCTGTTTCAGGAAATGAACGGCACAACAAAAACCTTACAAG AATAGGCGAGAGGACCACGTCTCTGCTTGCCTGGTTTAGTTCTCCCAGAACTGCAGGACAGTGGCTCGATTACTGGCTACGCCAGAGGCTCCAGTGGTGGAGAAAG TTTGCTGTAGGCCCATCTAACTTCAGCAGCAGTGACTTTCAGGATGAAGAAGGCAGAAGAGGATTTAAGTTACATTATAGCTTTCCCTGGGGGACAGAAACAATAGAAACACTCAAGAACCTTGGTGATACTGAACTGTTACAGCTGTATCCAGGAGAGAGATCCAAATTACTT gGCCGAGATGGAAGGAAGAATGTCATCCCTCATGTTCTGTCTGTGAATGGGAATCTGGACCGAGGAGTGTTAGCTTATCTCTTTGATTCTCTACAAGTAGTTGAGAATCCAttaacagcaaagaaaaattctcagaGAAAG GTACTTAAGCTTCATCCTTGCTTAGCACCCCTTAAAGTGGCCTTGGATGTAGGAAAAGGTCCCACAACAGAGCTGAGGCAG GTTTGTCAAGGATTGTTCAATGAACtgacagaaaatggaatttctgtATGGCCGGGTTATCTGGAAACTCTGCACGTGTCTCTGGAACATCTTTATACAAA GTATGATGAGATGAGTATTCCCTTCATGGTCTTGATAAGTGATGGCACTCTAGAGAATGGAGTGGTCCAGCTGAGAAGCAGAGATACCACCATGAAGGAAATGATGCACATTTCCAGGCTGAAGGACTTTCTAACTAAGTATGTTACATCAGCCAAAAATGTGTAA
- the POLG2 gene encoding DNA polymerase subunit gamma-2, mitochondrial isoform X3, which produces MALGYRQGCRWCGRAALGQPRRWRVQEPPGCSARPYSEGGGASEAELLEMCWRRLFLRGGAGPLPWSAYLSGRHPGFGPLGAALRANLAAQWWDSALPVREQVFPVDAPLHGPPGALRDAQGLRLLHPETLREALQGCGQSPGGPALEEVLGAAGLLRESLLPGVLAQYVSCLELVNKRLPCGLAQIGVCFHSVPESEHSVSGNERHNKNLTRIGERTTSLLAWFSSPRTAGQWLDYWLRQRLQWWRKFAVGPSNFSSSDFQDEEGRRGFKLHYSFPWGTETIETLKNLGDTELLQLYPGERSKLLGRDGRKNVIPHVLSVNGNLDRGVLAYLFDSLQVVENPLTAKKNSQRKVCQGLFNELTENGISVWPGYLETLHVSLEHLYTKYDEMSIPFMVLISDGTLENGVVQLRSRDTTMKEMMHISRLKDFLTKLRPGTSSSTALS; this is translated from the exons ATGGCGCTGGGCTACCGCCAAGGCTGCCGCTGGTGCGGCCGCGCCGCCCTGGGACAGCCGAGGCGGTGGCGAGTCCAGGAGCCGCCCGGGTGCTCGGCGAGGCCGTACTCGGAGGGCGGCGGTGCTTCCGAGGcggagctgctggagatgtgCTGGCGGCGGCTCTTCCtgcggggcggcgcggggccgctGCCCTGGAGCGCCTACCTGAGCGGCCGCCACCCCGGCTTCGGGCCGCTGGGCGCGGCGCTGCGCGCCAACCTGGCGGCACAGTGGTGGGACTCGGCGCTGCCCGTGCGGGAGCAGGTGTTCCCCGTGGATGCTCCGCTCCACGGCCCCCCCGGCGCTCTGCGGGACGCGCAGGGTCTGCGGCTGCTGCACCCGGAGACTCTGCGCGAAGCcctccagggctgtgggcagagccctggcgGCCCAGCCCTGGAAGAAGTACTGGGGGCCGCGGGGCTGCTACGTGAGAGCCTCTTGCCCG GTGTTCTGGCGCAATATGTCAGCTGCTTAGAGCTGGTGAACAAAAGACTGCCCTGTGGCCTTGCTCAAATTGGAGTGTGCTTTCATTCTGTTCCAGAAAGTGAACATTCTGTTTCAGGAAATGAACGGCACAACAAAAACCTTACAAG AATAGGCGAGAGGACCACGTCTCTGCTTGCCTGGTTTAGTTCTCCCAGAACTGCAGGACAGTGGCTCGATTACTGGCTACGCCAGAGGCTCCAGTGGTGGAGAAAG TTTGCTGTAGGCCCATCTAACTTCAGCAGCAGTGACTTTCAGGATGAAGAAGGCAGAAGAGGATTTAAGTTACATTATAGCTTTCCCTGGGGGACAGAAACAATAGAAACACTCAAGAACCTTGGTGATACTGAACTGTTACAGCTGTATCCAGGAGAGAGATCCAAATTACTT gGCCGAGATGGAAGGAAGAATGTCATCCCTCATGTTCTGTCTGTGAATGGGAATCTGGACCGAGGAGTGTTAGCTTATCTCTTTGATTCTCTACAAGTAGTTGAGAATCCAttaacagcaaagaaaaattctcagaGAAAG GTTTGTCAAGGATTGTTCAATGAACtgacagaaaatggaatttctgtATGGCCGGGTTATCTGGAAACTCTGCACGTGTCTCTGGAACATCTTTATACAAA GTATGATGAGATGAGTATTCCCTTCATGGTCTTGATAAGTGATGGCACTCTAGAGAATGGAGTGGTCCAGCTGAGAAGCAGAGATACCACCATGAAGGAAATGATGCACATTTCCAGGCTGAAGGACTTTCTAACTAA GCTGAGACctggcacaagcagcagcacagcactgagctga